ACCCCTGCTTGATAGATGGGCGGCGACAGATCAGATGGCATATCGACTCACACGTGGCCAGGGTATTTTTACCCTTCAGGAACATGCCCACTCTTATCCATTACATATTCTTGCACAGAACATAGACAACCCTTCGGTTGTTCTTGAATGGCCTAGTTTGGATGGGTTAATAAATGAGTTGAAAAGTGGGAACTATGATTATGTTTGTATTACTTTCATGACCAGGGATTTAAACAAACTTCGTGAGATGTCTGAGCTTATCAGGGAATATTCTCCAGAATCAAAAATAGTTATAGGTGGTTATGGTGTTGTCTGTATGGTTGACGAAGTGGAAAAAGAGTTTGAAGATACTTATGATTATATTTGCCGTGAAGAAGGTATCTTGTATATGCGTAACTTGTTAAAAGAAAAAACAGATGCACCTGTCTGTTGCCGTTTACCGCAGGGAGGCAGCACTATTCCCTGGCTTTCCGCTCGTTCACGAGGAAATATAGGAGCCTTGCTTGCCGGTTTAGGTTGTACAAATCGTTGCCCTTTCTGTATTACAAGCTTTTATACAAAAGGCAACTATGTCCCGGTAATGAATGTTGATCAACTTTACAAGGGTATGGTTAAGTATTGGGAAACAAATCCATTTACGATCTCTGTAAATATATATGGCGAGAATTTTCTGGATTATAAGGAAGACGTTAAAAAGTTGGGACGACTGATTAGGGATGATAATAAATTTGGTCTCAAGAGGCTCAATTATTTTACTTTTGGTACTGTCAACGCCATCAGCAAATTTGACCCTGAAGAGTTACTATTAAATGGTTTGGATACGGTATGGATTGGTGTAGAATCACTCTATGCTAACCTGGAAAAGCTTAATGGATACGATGTGAAAAAAGTGTTTCAAGGCATGAACGAGATTGGAATCAAGACTATTGGCTCATGGATGTGTGGCCTTGAAACTCAAGATCAAAATAACATAGCAAATGATGAAGATTATCTCATCTCGCTTAATCCATCATTTCAACAAATATCTATCTTGACAGACGAGACAAGTATGCCCTGGGTAAACAAAAACAATCAAAACAGTGGAAGATCGTATCCCTGGGAAAACTTCCATTTATATGGCAAAACATTTGAACCAAAAAATTTTTCTTATGAACAGTTACTGGATAGGATTGAAAACGTTTATGACAAGATGTATAAAGTGAATGGGCCCTCAATAATGCGTATGTTGAAAACTAACATGAACGGTTACAAATTCTGTAAAAAATCCAAACATACACTTTTGAAAAATGACAAAGCTAGTTTTTTTCGACAGAGGGTTAACGCCTATTCGTCACTATTAAAGGCATGTATGGAATTTGCGCCAAGTGAGCGTGTAAAGAATTTGTTAGCAGAATTGGAGTCTGAAATTGTTGAACACTTTGGGCCTTTTACCATTAGGCAAAAAGAGTTTAATGAGCTTATATTACGAAAAGCAGTACGAGAACAGAAGGTGAGAGAAAACGATGAACATTCAATTAAAGCAGATGATTTTCGCCGTTATGTTTATCCCTCAGGATCAAAAAACCGTTTTAGGAAAAAGCCTTATACGGTTGCCTATCCTGATCTTAAATTAACCGCTCCATCTCTCGTTTAGTGGATAGAGTATGGAAAATTAATATATCATTAAAAGAACAGTTCCAGCCAGTCATTAGAAAGGAAAGCACATTTGGACAAGTCTGAAATATGCGATAAAATTTACAGGGTATTACGAGAAGTTAATCCAAATCTGGAGCAGTCGAAGATTTCGGAAGAAGCATCTTTTTTTGACTATGACATTGACTCGCTTAAACTTATAGAGCTAGGCCTGCGAATTGAGTCAGAATTCGATCAAGAGTTAAACCTTGACGACTGGGTAGACTGGGAATCACAAAAGGAAAACAGTGCTTTTTCTATTTCTTCTTTCATTGAGTATGTTCAGAATACCGTTGATAGAGAAAAGTAGTTTTATGTGTAAAGAAACATGAATAATATAAGGGTTGTCAGTTCATATCTTGAAGAACAGAGGAGTGTGGCTTATGCGGATTTTGTCGGTAAGAAATGGATTAAAGGGTTTGTTTCTACCTTAATCAAAAATGGATATAGTTTAAACGATTTTGATTTTCAATTTATTGAATTGCCTGACTCTATAAATGATACAGAAACTTTATTTCAAGAATTTGTTAATGATAATGTTCAATTAATTATATGTGCGGGTAATGATTCTGTTTACCGTCTGGCAGCAATTAATAGAACAATCCCAATGCTATATTTTGGAACACACCCGGAA
This portion of the Candidatus Scalindua japonica genome encodes:
- a CDS encoding B12-binding domain-containing radical SAM protein → MAYRLTRGQGIFTLQEHAHSYPLHILAQNIDNPSVVLEWPSLDGLINELKSGNYDYVCITFMTRDLNKLREMSELIREYSPESKIVIGGYGVVCMVDEVEKEFEDTYDYICREEGILYMRNLLKEKTDAPVCCRLPQGGSTIPWLSARSRGNIGALLAGLGCTNRCPFCITSFYTKGNYVPVMNVDQLYKGMVKYWETNPFTISVNIYGENFLDYKEDVKKLGRLIRDDNKFGLKRLNYFTFGTVNAISKFDPEELLLNGLDTVWIGVESLYANLEKLNGYDVKKVFQGMNEIGIKTIGSWMCGLETQDQNNIANDEDYLISLNPSFQQISILTDETSMPWVNKNNQNSGRSYPWENFHLYGKTFEPKNFSYEQLLDRIENVYDKMYKVNGPSIMRMLKTNMNGYKFCKKSKHTLLKNDKASFFRQRVNAYSSLLKACMEFAPSERVKNLLAELESEIVEHFGPFTIRQKEFNELILRKAVREQKVRENDEHSIKADDFRRYVYPSGSKNRFRKKPYTVAYPDLKLTAPSLV
- a CDS encoding acyl carrier protein, which translates into the protein MDKSEICDKIYRVLREVNPNLEQSKISEEASFFDYDIDSLKLIELGLRIESEFDQELNLDDWVDWESQKENSAFSISSFIEYVQNTVDREK